CGCTGCCCTGCTGAGGACCGCGCTGCCCCGCTGATCGATCGCAGAGATCCCGGCATTTCGGGAGACCATGCGGTATGACGGAGGGGTGACGCGCTGGCTGCTGCACGTCGACCTCGACCAATTCCAGGCCGCGGTCGAATTCCGGCGTCACCCCGAGCTGCGCGGACAGCCGGTCATCGTGGGCGGCAACGGCGACCCCGCCGAACCGCGCAAGGTGGTGTCGTGCGCGTCGTATCCGGCCCGGGCCTTCGGGGTGCGGGCCGGCATGCCGCTGCGCACCGCCGCCCGGATCTGTCCGGAGGGCGTGTTCCTGCCGCAGGATCTGGCGTTCTACGCCGAGGCGTCCGAGGAGATCATGACGGTGCTGCGGACGTTCACCGATCGGGTCGAGGTACTCGGCTTCGACGAGGCGTTCCTGGCGGTGGACACCGACGATCCCGAGGCGCTGGCCGGCGAGATCCGTTCCGCCATCGCCGAATTGGGGCTGACCTGCGCGGTCGGCATCGGGGACAACAAGACGCGGGCCAAGCTCGCCACCGGGTTCGCCAAGGCGGTGGGCAAGTCGGGCCCCGCCGGCGCGGCGGCCGACGCCGACACCGGAACCGGCGTCTTCCGGCTCACCGCCGACAATTGGGCCGAGCTCATGGCGCATCGCCCGACCAGCGCGCTGTGGGGCGTGGGGGCGCGGATCGCGAAACGCATGAGCGGCCTGGGCATCGAGACCGTCGGGGATCTCGCCGCCGCCGACCGCCAGGTGCTGGCGCGGGAATTCGGGCCCAATACCGGGCCCTATCTGTGGGTACTCGGCCACGGTGCGGGCGACACGGATATCTCCGAGCCGCGAGAGCCGGTGGGCCACAGCCGATCCGAGACCTTCCCGGCCGATCTCACCGAACGCGCGGACATCGACGCGGCGGTGGTGCGGCTGGCCACCCAGGTGGCCGAGGAGACCGTGGCCGCGGGACGCGGTGTCGGGCGGGTCAGTGTGACGGTGCGGACCAAGACCTTCTTCACGCGCAGCAAACAGCGGAAATTGTCCGCGCCCACCGCCGATGTGGACGAGATCGTGCAGACGGCGCTGGAGGTATTGCATACCTTCGAGGTGGATCGACCGATCCGGTTGCTCGGCGTCCGGGTCGAATACGCCATGCTGTGAACGAGGTTCCACCCGACGGAAGGCTTTCTCGCGATGAGCGACTACGAGAACATCCTGTTCGAGCACGACGGCCCGATCGCCCGCATCACGCTGAATCGGCCCAAGGCGGCCAATGGCATCGATCAGGCGCTGGCCGACGAGCTGGAGCGCGCGGCCTCGTACTGCTCGGAGGATCCGACGGTGAAGGTCGTGGTGCTGACCGGTTCCGGGCGTTTCTTCTCCGCCGGCGGCGATGTGCGGGCCATGGCGGCCAGCGACGACACCGGGAAGTTCATCGAGCAGCTGGCGGCCACCCTGCACCGGGCGGTGTCGGCGCTGGCGCGCATGGACGCGCTGCTCATCGTCGGCGTGAACGGGACCGCGGCGGGCGCCGGCATGAGCCTCGCGGTGGCCGGCGATCTGGTGGTCGCCGCCGAATCGGCCTCGTTCACCATGGCGTACACCAAGATCGGCCTGAGCCCGGACGGCGGCGCGTCCTACTATCTGCCGCGCCTGATCGGGCTGCGCCGCACCCAGGAGCTCATGCTCACCAACCGCACCCTGTCCGCGGCCGAGGCCCTCGACTGGGGCCTGCTGCACCGGGTCGTGCCCGACGGCGAGCTGACCGACGCGGTGGAGACCCTGGCGCGGGAGTTCGCCACCGGGCCCAAGGGTTCGAACGCGAACGTCAAGAAGCTGCTGCTGGTCTCGGGTCAGCACACCCTCGAGGAGCAGTTGCACACCGAGGCCGCGTTCATCACGCACTGCGCCGAATCCGCCGACGGGCAGGAGGGCGTGGCCTCCTTCGTGGACAAGCGCGCTCCGAAATTCGCCTGAGCCCGGCCGCTTTTCACCGACCCGGCCGGTGTCGCGCGCCCTATGCTCGGGACATGGAGTTCCAGGCGATGGTGGCACACGAAACCGACAGTGGGATCGCGCTGGTCCGGGAGGAGGTCACCGACGACTTCCTGATGCCCGGCGAGGTGACGATCAAAGTGCACTTCTCGAGCGCCAACTACAAGGACGGGCTGGCCATCACCCCGCGCGGCGGTGTGGTGCGCCGGTACCCGCTGATTCCCGGCATCGATCTCACCGGTGAGGTGACCGCCTCCGACGATCCGGAATTCGCGCCCGGCGATCTGGTCGTCGCGCACGGCTACGACATCGGCGTGGCGCATCACGGCGGGTTCGCCGAGTACGCGCGGGTGCCGGCCGGGTGGGTGGTGAAGCTCGACGGGCTCACCCCGCGCGAGGCGGCGGCCATCGGCACCGCGGGCTACACCGCGGCCATGAGCGTGCAGGCGCTGCTGGATGCCGGGCTCACGCCCGACGCCGGGCCGGTGCTGGTCACCGGCGCGACCGGCGGGGTGGGCAGCGTGGCCGTCGACATCCTGTCCGGACTCGGCTTCGAGGTGGTCGCCTCCACCGGCAAACTCGGTGCGAGCGAACTGCTTTCGACGCTCGGCGCGAAGTCGGTGATCGGCCGGCTGCCCGGCGAGGAGAAGGTGCGCGCGCTGGGCAAGGCGCAGTGGGCCGCCGCGGTGGACAGTGTCGGCGGCGCCTCGCTGGCGTACGTGCTGAGCAGCATCACCTACGGTGGTGCGGTGGCGGCTTCCGGATTGACCGGCGGTTCCGATCTGCCGACCACGGTGATGCCGTTCATTCTGCGCGGGGTGTCGCTGCTGGGCATCGACTCCGCGCACTTCCCGATCGCGCGGCGCCGTGAGTTGTGGGCCCGGCTCGCGAAAGACCTGAAACCCCAGCATCTCTCACTGCTGGAGAACTACGCGCCGATCACCGAGGCAGAATCCGTGCTGCATACCATTCTGGACGGAACGCATTCCGGCCGTTCGGTGCTCGGGGCGGCGGGCGAGTTCTAGCCGACCGAGTTCCAGCCGACCGAGTTCTAGCCGACAATGGCCCGGACGAGATTGTGGTCGGAGGCCCCGGCCACGTCCTCGACCACCACCTCGCGCACCGGGACGCCGTGCCCGACCACATGGTCGATGTACTGGGATTTGGCTCCCGCGTCCCGGGGCCGGGTCGGGAGCGCGTCCGGTGCGAACTCGCCGACCGTGTAGCCGTCACCCAGTCCGGCGGCCAGGGTGGCGCGGTCGATATTGAAGTCGCCCAGCAGGACCGCCGGGCCGGCCGCGGTGAGTTCGCGCAGCCGCACGAGTTGCTCGCCGCGGCGTTCGTCGCCGGTCACGTGGGTGGCGGCGATGAGCAGACCGTCGAACTCGATCACCAGCACGCCCTTGCCGGGATCGAAGCCGAACGATTCGGCCGCGACCGGCCGCGCGGTGCCGTCCACCAGGATCACGAGGTGTTCGGTCCGGTGCTCCAGCACATTCGCCAGCCGGCGCGGGCGCGGTACCCGCGGATAGTTCAGCACGTGGAACTCCCTGGCGGGCAGGGCGTTTCGCAGGGCCACGAGCTGGTCGCCGCTGACCTCCATGAGCGCGATGACGGACTCGGCGCGCGCGGCGACCACGGCGGTCACCGCCTCGATCCGCTCGGCCTCGATCGGCCAGCGCCCGGCGATATCGCTGTCCCAGTTATCGGCGTGGACGCGGTGCAGGACATTCCAGGTGGCGACGGTGATCACGGTACGACCCTATGAGATCCGAACGGACCGTGCGGGATTCGTTTCATGTGAAACAACCGAATTCGCTCACCGGTTGCCGGATCAGCCGGAACCGGCCAGCACCTCCAACGCGGCCGTGAGGTGCGGCAGCGCGGGCGGACCGTAGGAGGAGGCGATCTCGGCCAGCGCGCGAGCCAGGTGCGGGGCGAGGGCGGCGGCCGGGAGCAGCTCCTCGGCCAGCACGATCCCGCCCACCACG
This sequence is a window from Nocardia yunnanensis. Protein-coding genes within it:
- a CDS encoding DNA polymerase IV, whose amino-acid sequence is MTRWLLHVDLDQFQAAVEFRRHPELRGQPVIVGGNGDPAEPRKVVSCASYPARAFGVRAGMPLRTAARICPEGVFLPQDLAFYAEASEEIMTVLRTFTDRVEVLGFDEAFLAVDTDDPEALAGEIRSAIAELGLTCAVGIGDNKTRAKLATGFAKAVGKSGPAGAAADADTGTGVFRLTADNWAELMAHRPTSALWGVGARIAKRMSGLGIETVGDLAAADRQVLAREFGPNTGPYLWVLGHGAGDTDISEPREPVGHSRSETFPADLTERADIDAAVVRLATQVAEETVAAGRGVGRVSVTVRTKTFFTRSKQRKLSAPTADVDEIVQTALEVLHTFEVDRPIRLLGVRVEYAML
- a CDS encoding enoyl-CoA hydratase/isomerase family protein, which gives rise to MSDYENILFEHDGPIARITLNRPKAANGIDQALADELERAASYCSEDPTVKVVVLTGSGRFFSAGGDVRAMAASDDTGKFIEQLAATLHRAVSALARMDALLIVGVNGTAAGAGMSLAVAGDLVVAAESASFTMAYTKIGLSPDGGASYYLPRLIGLRRTQELMLTNRTLSAAEALDWGLLHRVVPDGELTDAVETLAREFATGPKGSNANVKKLLLVSGQHTLEEQLHTEAAFITHCAESADGQEGVASFVDKRAPKFA
- a CDS encoding oxidoreductase: MEFQAMVAHETDSGIALVREEVTDDFLMPGEVTIKVHFSSANYKDGLAITPRGGVVRRYPLIPGIDLTGEVTASDDPEFAPGDLVVAHGYDIGVAHHGGFAEYARVPAGWVVKLDGLTPREAAAIGTAGYTAAMSVQALLDAGLTPDAGPVLVTGATGGVGSVAVDILSGLGFEVVASTGKLGASELLSTLGAKSVIGRLPGEEKVRALGKAQWAAAVDSVGGASLAYVLSSITYGGAVAASGLTGGSDLPTTVMPFILRGVSLLGIDSAHFPIARRRELWARLAKDLKPQHLSLLENYAPITEAESVLHTILDGTHSGRSVLGAAGEF
- a CDS encoding endonuclease/exonuclease/phosphatase family protein, with the protein product MITVATWNVLHRVHADNWDSDIAGRWPIEAERIEAVTAVVAARAESVIALMEVSGDQLVALRNALPAREFHVLNYPRVPRPRRLANVLEHRTEHLVILVDGTARPVAAESFGFDPGKGVLVIEFDGLLIAATHVTGDERRGEQLVRLRELTAAGPAVLLGDFNIDRATLAAGLGDGYTVGEFAPDALPTRPRDAGAKSQYIDHVVGHGVPVREVVVEDVAGASDHNLVRAIVG